TTCGCAGTGACTCGGGATTATCGTGTCCAAAGCAGCGATCAGTCGCCGCAGCCATGGCTCGAGCATGGTCATTCCCAAGGCCTCCAGTCACGGCGTTGGCACATCCAGAGTTGACCACGACACCGCGAATGTCGGAGCCTTTCTTTTCCGCGAGGATTCCTTGAGACACCTTCACGGGAGCGGCTTTGAACACATTTTGCGTGAAGACGGCTCCTGCGACGCATGGCTTCTCCGAGACGATCAGTGCGAGATCATCGTATTTGGTGTTGCTGGCTTTCACGCCTGCAAAAGCGCTGCCAGCGAGGAAGCCCTTCGGATAGGTCCCAGATGCCGGCACGTACTTCTGCTTGGCCGCAGGAATCGCACGGTCTGCAGGCGCAGAATAAGATCGTATTTGAGATGCAATGGCCAATGCCCGCTTGATTGTGATGTTTTTGGGCGCCATGACTGCGCTGAAGTCCGAGATGCGAAAGGTCCGTGGGATGAAGTCTCGTTGCAGGGTGTATTCCTCTTGATAAGTGCTTAGACGGCTGGCATGGCTTCCAATGGCATGCAATGGCAAGTCTCTGTACTCTGATCGATGTGACTCAAGATTCCTCGAAGTGAGGTGTGACACGGTTTTGATACCGGCTATTTAGACCCTTGAGACCGGATGTCCAGCTTCCACTTTACCCGGGTCCGGCTTGAACAACCCACCTCTACCTTCCTCATACGGAAGCTCTTGCATGCACACTCGATCGTCTCTACATGCTCGCCAACATATTCCGTGTGTCGCGTAATTCGACGACCAGACTTCGCAACTTCTCCACTTCACTCCGAGCTTGCAGACCGGTCGAGATGGCCAAAGTCGATACTACTGACAGGCTCAATCGGCTTCGGAAGCTGATGAGCCAGCACAAGGTAGATATCTACAGTAGGATTTGGCTTTCACCGCAGAGACACGACAGCTGATTGACACTCCTCTCAGTCGTGCCATCTGAGGATGCTCATTCGTCCGAATACATAGCTGCCACCGATGCCCGACGAGAGTTCATTTCTGGCTTCACGGGATCTGCTGGTACGGCAATCGTATCGCTCGACAAGGCTGCTCTCGCCACGGATGGACGATATTTCAATCAGGCCGGTCAGCAGCTGGATGATAATTGGGAGTTGTTGAAGCAAGGCTTGCAAGACGTTCCAACATGGCAGGAATGGACAATCGATCAGGCTGAGGGAGGCAAGACTGTTGGTGTAGATCCGACGGTTCTGACGGCACCTGAAGGTCGGAAACTCGgcgagaagatcaagaagaagggcgGTAAAGAGCTGGTAGCGATCGCAGAAAACCTGGTCGACCAGGTATGGGGCAAAGACAAGCCGGCGCGACCCAACGAACCCGTTAGAGTGCTGGGGACCGAATATGCTGGCAAGCCGTTTCAAGAGAAGATCGAAGAACTGCGGAAGgagctcgagaagaagaaagccGCGGCGTTTGTTGTGAGCATGCTGGATGAGATTGCATGGCTGTTCAATCTTCGGGGCAACGACATCCCGTACAACccggtcttcttctcctatGCTGTGATCACGCCCGAGGAGGTGACGCTATACAttgacgagacgaagctacCGGGGGATGCCAAAACGCATCTTGAAGGGGTAAACATCCGTCCATACGAAAGCATATTCTCGGACATCACTGCTTTGGCTGCATCAGAGCCATCAACGAACGGCTCGACAAAGTCCAAGCGGAAGTATCTGCTCTCCACCAAGGCCTCATGGGCACTCTCCCGCTCGCTGGGCGGCGAGGAAAACGTCGACGAAGCTCGATCGCCAATCGCAGATGCCAAAGCCATCAAGAACGCAACAGAGCTGGACGGCATGCGCAATTGCCACATTCGCGACGGCGCAGCTCTGAGCGAATACTTCGCATGGCTCGAGAACGAGCTTGTCGCGAAGCAAAACACCACTCTGGACGAAGTCGCCGGCGCCGACAAGCTTGAACAGATCCGAAGCAAGCACGACAAGTTCGTCGGCCTGTCCTTTGACACAATCTCCTCAACAGGCGCGAATGCCGCTGTGATCCATTACAGTCCTCAGCCTGGTAGCTGCAGCATCATAGACAAGGACAAAATCTACCTCTGCGACTCGGGTGCTCAATTCCTCGACGGCACAACCGATACCACCCGCACGCTACACTTCGGCACACCCACAGATCAAGAACGCGAAGCATACACCCTCGTGCTGAAAGGTCACATCGGTCTCGAACTGGCGGTCTTCCCCAAAGGCACCTCTGGCTTCGCTCTCGACACTCTCGCTCGGCAACATCTCTGGCAATACGGGTTGGAATACCGCCACGGTACCGGCCATGGCGTCGGCTCATTCCTCAACGTCCACGAAGGTCCCATCGGCATCGGCACGCGAATCCAGTACTCAGAAGTACCACTGTCAGTAGGCAACGTCATCTCCAACGAGCCGGGCTACTACGAAGACGACAATTTCGGAATTCGAATCGAGAATATCGTCATGGTGAAGGAGGTCAAGACGAAGTACAGATTCGGAGACAAGCCGTACTTTGGATTCGAACATGTGACGATGGTGCCGATGTGTAGGAAGTTGGTGAATGTGGAGCTGTTGAgtgagaaggagagggagtgGTTGAATGCGTATCATGCGGAGGTTTTGGCGAAGACTGCGCCGTTCTTCAAAGAGGATGAGTTGACGAGGAAgtggttggagagggagtGTCAGCCGTATTAAATACGCATAAGGGTCGAAGATGCCTGATGTCGTCTCTACTTTGGCACTGAGATGCTCCAAGGACTTGGGGACGACTCGTAATTGACGGGTCGACTCTTGGACAAGCTCATATTGAATGCACCGCCTGGCCGCAGCTAGCAACATGCTGTTGGTCTGAGCTTCCTAGCGACGAACACGGGTAGTCGACAAATTGGGGAGGAGCGAAGGCGTGCATAAATGTCCATGAATTCGAAATATCAACAACGCTAAATGATGAGTCCCGACACAGATTTTGCCCTCCAGATTCCAAACGCCGCCATGTCTATCGAGACAAATGTCTCACAGATATCCAAGTACATGTATTCCACATCCTGCCTCTCAAGTGCTGTGCTCCACAGGCTGTGTAGCAACCAAATGCGTGTGACTCGGCGCCAATACAATATCCAACTCCAGCTCCCTCGTCGCCGGGCCGCCCTTGCCCTTGTTCTCCGGCATGTTCTTCGGCAGCTCTTTCAACGGAACAAAGTCGACGACCAAATCGTCCTTGACGGCGAAAACGGTATCGGTCTCCAACCAAGGGTCGTCTTTCGGATAGATTTGCGTGACGCAAGGCTTGTAGCCCTCCTTGGTGATCATCAAGTGGATGTGAGCGGGACGCATAGGGTGGCGGTCGACAGCGGTGAGGAGTTGGTGCGAAGGACCATCGGTGGGGAGGGAGTAGGCGGTTGGTCGGAGGCAGTAGAGACGGTACTCGCCGTTCTCGTCGGTCTTGAATTTCCCGCGAAGGTTGTTGTTGGACTGGTTCTCCGGGTCTTGGAAGTCGTATTTGCCGTTCGAAGATGCTTGCCACATGTCAAAGGTGGTGTCTGGGATGGGCTGGTGGGTCTGCATGTCGCGGATGATGCCGTGCATGTATGTGACCACGCCATCTTTCGGCTCGTCTTGGATGATCGAGTCGCCGAGTTCTCTCCACGGAGCATTGGGTGACCAGAAGGGACCGAGGATGGCGGCGGATGTGGGAGCGTAGTTGGGATCGTCCATCTGG
This genomic interval from Zymoseptoria tritici IPO323 chromosome 8, whole genome shotgun sequence contains the following:
- a CDS encoding peptidase M24 (Peptidase M24), with amino-acid sequence MAKVDTTDRLNRLRKLMSQHKVDIYIVPSEDAHSSEYIAATDARREFISGFTGSAGTAIVSLDKAALATDGRYFNQAGQQLDDNWELLKQGLQDVPTWQEWTIDQAEGGKTVGVDPTVLTAPEGRKLGEKIKKKGGKELVAIAENLVDQVWGKDKPARPNEPVRVLGTEYAGKPFQEKIEELRKELEKKKAAAFVVSMLDEIAWLFNLRGNDIPYNPVFFSYAVITPEEVTLYIDETKLPGDAKTHLEGVNIRPYESIFSDITALAASEPSTNGSTKSKRKYLLSTKASWALSRSLGGEENVDEARSPIADAKAIKNATELDGMRNCHIRDGAALSEYFAWLENELVAKQNTTLDEVAGADKLEQIRSKHDKFVGLSFDTISSTGANAAVIHYSPQPGSCSIIDKDKIYLCDSGAQFLDGTTDTTRTLHFGTPTDQEREAYTLVLKGHIGLELAVFPKGTSGFALDTLARQHLWQYGLEYRHGTGHGVGSFLNVHEGPIGIGTRIQYSEVPLSVGNVISNEPGYYEDDNFGIRIENIVMVKEVKTKYRFGDKPYFGFEHVTMVPMCRKLVNVELLSEKEREWLNAYHAEVLAKTAPFFKEDELTRKWLERECQPY